DNA sequence from the Pedobacter sp. W3I1 genome:
CACCAATTCCTTTTGAGCGGATTAACCTGATGATGGTTTCAATCTGTTCTAAAAATGCTTTCGAAGAATTTTTGAACAATAAATGTGCTTCATCAAAAAAGAATATCAGTTTTGGCTTATCTAAATCGCCAACTTCGGGCATGGTGTTAAATAATTCAGCCAGTAAGCTCAATAAAAATGTAGAATATAATACAGGTTGATTTTGAACATCGGCAATGTTTAACAAACTTATGGTCCCTTTGCCATCAACACGTTCGAAAAGATCTTCAATATCAAAAGACTTTTCGCCAAACATGCCTGCTAATCCTTGCTGCTCTATGGCTACAATTTTTCTTAATATGGTACCAGAAGTAGCTGTAGAAATAGTACCATAACTACTTTTTATTTCGGCTGCGCCGGCACCTTCTGATAGATAAGAAACCAGTTTCTTTAAATCATTTAAGTCGATAATAGGCATTTTGTTATCATCGGCATATTTAAATATTACTGCCATAACACCTGACTGGGTATCGTTTAGATCTAACACCTTTGATAAAAGTGTTGGGCCGAATTCCAATACTGTTGCCCGCATCTGAGCACCCATTTTGCCCGAAAGCGAATAAATTTGGACGGGGAAGCCAGAAGGAGAAAAAGGTTTGTTGAGCTGTTGTGCTCTTTCTTCTATTTTTGGATTGATGGAACCTGGTTGGTTTAAACCCGATAAATCTCCTTTAACATCCAACATAAAAACAGGAACGCTGGCATCTGACAGTTGTTCTGCTAATAATTGCAGGGTCCGTGTTTTACCTGTTCCGGTTGCCCCGGCAATTAAGCCGTGTCTGTTCATCATTTTTAAAGACAAATTAACCTCAGCTTCGCTATAAACCTGACCGTCTAAAATGCCGGCACCTAAATAAATGTATGAGCCTGTAGGGGCATAGGATGATTTTATTTTTTCGATGAATTTTGAAGAAAGATCGCTCATTTTTTAAAATTAGATTGCCAATTTAAGAAACAAATCTTAAAAAGGTTGTTTTTTTGTTCCTAGTTTTGACGCAAAATTATGCACAAACGGTTGTTTAGTGATGCTGGCTAAATTGCTTATAATAATTTAGTTCGTTCTGTAGCGCAGTTATTTTTTCCTGCATTTGTTCTACCTGATTAAGCAGATGGGAAACAGCATGGATGCCTTCTAAGTTGATCTCCAGATCTTGCGCTAAACGAAGATACTGCTCCAATTTGGTCAATTCATCAACTGGCAAAAAGAGCGATTGTTTTTTAACCGTAGTATGGATCAGGCCAAAATCCTCCAGCGATTGGATAAAGTTAATCTCCACATGGTGATAAGCACATATGTCTTCTACAGGTATTAGATTGGTTCCCATAATGGTTAGAATTTGGAAAGTTTTTCGAATAGTTCTTTTTGTTCGACATTTAGGTTGGTTGGTAATTTTACCTTCCACTTGATATATAAATCGCCAAACTGATTTTCTTTTTTATAAAGGGGAAACCCTTTTCCTTTTAAACGTAAAGTAGCATCGGGCTGTGTACCTTCAGGTACTTTAAGCTTAACCTTGCCGTTTAAGGTTTCTACAATTTTTTCGCCTCCTAAAATGGCGGTATATACATCTATTTCTTCCTCGATATAAATGTCGTTTCCTTTTCGTTTAAATTTAGGGTTATCCGTAATATTAAATTTGATGTACAAATCTCCGGGAGGGCCATTGTTAACACCTGGTGCACCATAACCCGGTAGTTTAATTTTCTGGCCATTCTCTACACCTGCTGGGATGGTAATACGCACTTGTTTACCATTTACAGTTAAAGTTTGTTTGTGTGTAGTATAGGCATCGAGCAGGTTTAGTTGAAGATCGGCATTGTAATCCTGTCCTTTAAAAGGAGAATTTCTACTGCTTCTACCTCCACCACCAAACATGGAGGAAAAGAAATCAGAAAAATCTTCGCCGCCAAAACCTCCGGAATAGCTATTGCCATAACCCCCGCCTTGCGATTGGTATTGCCTTTGCTGCTGTTGCTGGGCATCTAACTGATCGGCATGTTGCCAATCTTTACCATATTTATCATATTTCTTCCGTTTCTCAGGATCGCTTAAAACCTCATTAGCCTCATTAATTTGCTGGAATTTTTTATTGGCTTCTTCATTGTTGGGGTTAAGATCGGGGTGATATTTTCGGGCTAATTTTCTATATGCTTTTTTAATATCTTCGGTTGTTGCATCTTTTTTTAAATCGAGGATTTTATAATAGTCTATGTAGTCCATAATCGTTTAACAAATAAGTAAAGGGAATGTTCAGTTTTATTGTATAAATGTAGGTTTAATAATGGTGTATTTCAATGGGATTGTGTTAACCGCGTTAGCCATTATTATTGCAAGTTTTGACCATTAAGAGATTAAGGACATTAAGGTTTTTAATTATAATATTAAATATATAAATGTGCTGTCAAATGTTGCCATCTGGCTGATCCATCACTTAAAACAATGCTAATTATCAAAAAGGAAGAAACTAAGTGATTGAATTAAATATTTGTTTAGAAGTGCAGTCAGCTGTTACCAGCTGACTTTAAAGGACAATGGGTTGAGTGCAGATAGAAATATCTGACACCACGGAAAAAACTAAACAAAAAAAGTGCCCCATATAGAGGCACTTTAATCGATAAAGGTAGAGAGAATTATTTTTTGTTTTTTACGTATTTTTCTAACCATTGGTCTTGCTCCCAAAGCATGTGCAACAGGTTTTCTTTGCCACGGTAACTGTGTGCTTCGTACGGTAAAAATACAAAACGGGTAGTACCACCAGCTCCTTTAATGGCATTGAACAAACGTTCGCTATTAATAGGGAAGGTGCCTGGATTATCGTCAGAATCGCCATGGATTAACAATATCGGAGTTTTAATTTTATCGGCATAACTGAATGGACTCATTTCGTAATACAACTGAGGTGCCTGCCAATAGGTACGTTCTTCATTTTGAAAACCAAAGGGCGTAAGCGTACGGTTATAAGCTCCGCTACGGGCAATACCTGCAGCAAAAAGATTGGTATGGGCCAATAAGTTTGCGGTCATAAATGCGCCATAACTATGCCCCCCAACAGCCATACGTTTTTTATCGCCAACGCCTAAGTCTGCCAGTTTATTAATAGCTGCCTCAGCATTTAATTGTAACTGATCTACAAAAGTATCGTTAGGTTTTTTACCGTCTTTGGCAACAATTGGCATTTCTGCATTATCTAGCACCGCATAACCACGGGTTACCCAAAAAATAGGAGAAGCCCAGCTAATGGTTGTAAATTTATCTTTCGATCCACGGATCTGTGCGGCATCTGCTGCAGAGTTAAATTCGCGTGGATAAGCCCAAATTAACGAGGGTAATGGCCCATCTTTATCCTTATTGTAGCCCTTTGGTAAATACAGGTCGCCTGTTAAATCTACACCATCGGCACGTTTATAAGAAATTTTCTGTTTGGTAATGCCTTCTAAAGATGGGTATGGGTTAGTGAAATTCGTAATTGATTGATCGGCGATGCGAAGCATCAGGTTTTTAATAAAGTAGTTGGGTACTAATTTCTGGCTTTCTTTACGGGTGAGTAATACCAGTTTATCAGGGTTAATTACATCACTTACATATTCGAAGGTTCCTTCGGCGCTGCGCCAGATAATTTCGTTCTTCTTAGTAGTTAAGTCGAATTTGGCCAGAAAAGGCAAATCTCCTTTTTCTGATGAACCTACTATATTATTCATTAACAGTTTAGTGCCATTGTCAACCGTTTTAATTACCTGCCTGCCATATTTGTTTTTAGTAGTAACCGGCGTGCCTGGGTTACCATAGGCATCTGTCTGGTTACGGCTGTACAATTCTTCCACTGCTCCGGTTGTGGGGTTATAACGGCTCACTTTACTGGTTTGTTTGCTACGTAAACCTTCCATAATAAGGGCAAGGTTGGCATCGCCCCATTGTACACCACGGTAACGGGTAGTTGTTTTAAATAATTCTTTTTCTGCTCCGGTAAAAGGTGCGCTTAACGCATAAACTGCATCATGATAGGGAACATCTTTTTTAATTAAACCACTGTCCAATGGCTTGCTCCAAACCAATGTTGCAGGTTCATCATCTCTCCAGTCGAAACCGCGAGGTACATTTTGTGTATTATCATAGCCAGATGGAGTTCCCTCTGATGAAGGTAACTCAGCGATCACTTTAATGGTTTTACCGGTTAAATCGGTAATGCTTACTGTGGATGGAAATCCATTTGCGGTAACCAGATAAGAAAAAGGTTTGCGGATGGTTTCGATCATCATGTAATTTTTATCAGGCGATAAACTTGTAGAGCCATAAATAGCTGGTTTACCAATGGCTGTTTCTATACCTGCTGTATTTTTTACCAATTGCGAGGTTGCAAAAAACTCAAACAATTGTTCATCAAAAGGTGATTTAATGAGATCCTGAAAAGTGGCACTAGGTGCAGCTTTACCTAAGTTTTGCTGTATAGTTGGCCCTTTAGGCATTAAGGGTTTTGTTGGTGCAGCACTTGCTGCTTTAGTTACTGTACGGTAGATAATGGTGTTATCATTTAACCAGGTAAGACCACTCCCTAAAACTACGTTTAAAAAAGCCTTATTGGTTTTAACTGCTTTTTTTGTAATCAGATCAATAATGTAAAGATCTACTCCTTTTTGAGTGGTATGGGTAAAGGCAATTTTATTTTCTGATGGGTTCCAGCTAATGTTGCTGGCGTATAAAGGTGTTGGTAATCCTGCAACTTGAAACGTTTGGTTGGATTTGATGTTTTTTAAACTCAAATTGTTAATATAGGTTTGTCTGCTTGGTGAGTAATTATTTGGGTTTAACCTTAGCCCTGCAATCCTGTATTCGGGCATGGCCAGCTCTTCTACCGAAGGATAAGAATTGCGCTCGCTAAATAAGATCCATTCTGCTTTGCCATCAATGCTTACGCCAGGTGTTGGTTTGGCAAGTAATAAATCGGCAATTTCTTTTGGAGGTGTTTGGTAGCTTACTGCATCTTGTGCGGCCGAATTAAGCGAAACACAAGCGCCTGCTATCAATAAATAGAGGTGTAGTTTTTTAATCATTTCCAGTTAGTTTATTCAGAATAAGGAATAATCAAATATTGTAAAATTTAAATTATTGTAGCGTAACTTCTTATTTACATGGTTAAGCGAATACTTCCTGCTGTCATTCTGAATGCAGTGAAGAATTTTTTTAATAAATGCCTCTTCTTAATTTCTCAATGGTAATCATGTTTTAACCATTTAGGAGTTAAGAAAAGTTAAGGTTATGCATGTGACAATCTTTAACTGCAAAATAGGCACATAATAATATCCATGATTAAGATTCTTCGTTGCAATCAGGATGATAATTAGCCAATTAATTCCGTGTCGTCTGTGCTTCCGTGGCAAAAAATACTTTGGTTAATCAACGGAAAGCCAAATTCCATCCTAGATTTTTTATCCTCCATCATTTAAGGATACAAACTACTGATCCGTGCTACGGAATTGCTAATCATTTCTGTTAAAACGTCGATATGGATATCGCTCATTTTTTTTATGTATATACAGGCTTTTGCTGTTTTGTGCTTGCCAAATTTAGCCAGGAGTTCTTCACGATCTTTAAATTGAGCAGATAGATATAAAGCTATGGTATCTTTACGTGGCGAAAAACCAACCAAAGGGGCATCACCTTCACGGCCGCTCTCATATTTATAATGGTAACTTCCAAAACCAACAATGGCATTACCCCACATTTTAGCTTTAAAGCCAGTTACCTGGCTTATAATATCCGATAAGTTAAAACAATCAACTCTTTTATTTTCTTCAGGAATGGTATTTAGAAAATCAGAAACGCTTAAATCGTTTTCTGTAGTTTTATTCTGTGCCATATCATTTTTGTTATGAATATAAGTTTAGCTAAATAATTTCATTTTCGTGATGATTGTATTTAAAGTAATACGCCATTTCAAAAAAACAACATGGTTAACAACAGCCTGTTTTCGAGGTTTTTACAATAATTTGTTAATGGAGTTTGACATATGTCAAAAAATTAACACCTTTTATACAACCTTTTACACTTATTCTTACATTTGAATTGTCAATCGTCCCCGATAACTGATTTAATTATTTTTTTCATTTTTAAAAATTAATTATCTCAATGACAACACAACAATTAAAACAAGGAGAAATTCTTGAGCGTTTAGTGCGCAGAGATCGTATGGGCATCAGCGAGCTTTCCAGGAAGCTTAATGTGAGCCGCAGAACAATTTACAACTGGTTTGGTCAAGACAGAATTGGGCATGAAGTAATTTGGCAGGTAGGCAAGTTATTAGGTCAGGATCTTTCTTCGGCATTTCCAGAAGCTTTCCCCAAGTACAACCCCGAATCCACCAATCAAACTGCAGATCCCGGTAAACAGATCGGTTCGGATAATAATTCTGTGTATTTCTGGATGAATAAATATATTCATCTGTTAGAAAAATACAACGACCTTTTAATTACAGAAGAGCCACAAGAGCTCGATCCAATTAATAAGGAATTTCCACTTAGAAATAAAAGACCTGAAACATTTTTATATCAATAACTAAGTTTTAACAAATAGAAATGCGATAAGTCATCCCGTTAGATTTTTCTTTTATTTCGCATTACACTGGTTTATTTCATTTTCCTGTCTTCAACATGGTAATATTATCTGCAATTTAAAAGGAGAAATTATTTCCCAAACAAGTAAAAAGGTGTTTTTGAAATAGCCTGATATATAACAAAAATAGCCACCTGTGCGATGGCTATTGATAAGAAAAATGGTGTCTTCTCTATGGTGTGCCTGCCCTCCGCGGATCTCCCGCTCACAGGACTTTTTTATCTTTCTTTTATGTTTAACAATTTAGGCAATAGTTAGTTTTTATTTGCAAAATAATTTTGCACATCGTGTGGAAAATGTTAATATCTCTGGAAATAACTTAACCGTTATTTATATGTTCGTTTGCGAGGCAATTAAACGCAATTTTTTATATAAAAACTTTTTACGGTGTGCGGTGTTTGTGATGTGGTTACTACCAATGAGATAATTAAATTATTTATTGGTTAACCACCAAACAATAAATCATGGTCGAATTAAATAAAGAGCTTTTTTGTAACCTGGGCGACCGTTCTGTTGATGGATATTTTATTTTCGACTTTACCGAACAAAATTTCACATACCTCAATAAATCGATAAGTAATATTTGGGAACTCGGCCTTGACGAAATTATAGCCAATCCGCAGTTACTGGCAGAGCAGGTACATGCTGAAGATTTGGCACATGTAATATCCTGTTATCAGGAATGCCTTGAAGATGGTACGGAGAAAAAATATGAATTCCGTTTGCTGTTTGCTGATAGAGAGAAATATGTGCGGGTAATTGTGTTTGCAGTTTCAGATGGAGAAGTTAAGCATTTAGTGGGTACAGTAGAAGATACCACGATAATGCGCCACAATAAGATCCATATTGAACAAATAAACGCCCGAAAAAATATAACATTAGAAGTATTGGCGCACGATTTAAAAGAACCGCTGGCCATGATGAAATTAACTGCTTCATCTATGAAAGATGGCGTTGCGCAAACAGGCAATGAGCAGATGATAAATTCGCTAGCGTTTATTCATGATATGTGCGAGCGTAACCTGCTTTTGGTACGGAGCATGATTAACCGGGAATTTTTAAAATCATCGATAGTAGAAATTGGCAAGGAGCGGGCGGATTTGGTTTGGGAACTTAGAGATGTGGTTCGTTTTTATAAACGATCGAAGCTAGGTAAAATGAGGAACATTAAGTTTACAAGTTCTGCTGAACAAATTTATCTGCATCTTGATAGCATGAAATTTTTACAGGTTATAAATAACCTCATCTCAAATTCATTAAAATTTACTGCCGATCAAGGAAATATTACTTTACATGCCGAGGAATATGAAAATACTGTTTTAATTACCGTTGCTGATAATGGGATCGGAATTCCGGAAGAGCTGCAGGCCGGGCTTTTTGACCACTTACCCGAAACCTTAAGGCCAGGCCTTAAAGGTGAAGAATCGGGAGGATTTGGTATGGGTATAATCAAGGCCATTGTGGAGTTACATCAGGGAAAGATCTGGTTTAAGAGCAAAATTGGCATCGGAACCACCTTCTATATCGAGCTACCTAAGTAGCCGTTTTTAATTTTAAAATGGCGTAAGTTATATTTGAATTATGATTAACATTATTCTTGCGGATGATCACCATATTATCCGGACCTCACTTAAAGCACTTATAGAAAAACATGAAGGCATCAAAGTTGTTGCAGAAGTATCAGACGGTTTAGCAGTTTTGGAACTTCTCGAAAAAGGAATAAAAGCTGATATCATTTTATCAGATATTGTAATGCCAGGCCTCGATGGAATAGGTTTAGCCGGAACCATTAAAGAGCGGGGATACACTACTAAAGTAGTTGTTTTATCTATTTTAGACGATGAAAAGTATGCCTCAAATGCCTTTATCTCAGGAGCTTTTGCTTACTTATCAAAGGACATTGAAGAAGATGAATTGCTGTTTTGCCTACAGCATGTAATGAAGGGAAAACGCTACCTTTCTTCTAATTTATGCATCTCCATTTTAGAGCGTTTTAATACCCAGTTAAATATGCTTTCGCAAAAAATGAATACCGAAATCAATTTTTCTGAACGCGAAATTAACGTATTAAAACTCATTGCTGATGGCTTGACGAATCAGGAAATAGCTGATAAATTGTACTTAAGCAGGCGAACAGTAGAGAGCCAAAGAGAAGCTTTAATCAGTAGAACCGGCACGAAAAACTCTGCTTCTTTAGTGCGTTTTGCCATGCGAAATGGTTATGTAGCCTAGTATTTTTGATCGTTTAAGGGCAATTTTTTAACGTTTTTAATAAACCGTAAAAAATCGCGTATTTCTACAAATAACATTGAATGGTGCTGTTTGTTGAATATCTACAAAAAGCCCTAAAACTATCATGGAAACATTAAATTTCAATTGTGACATATACCAATACAGGCAACCACTTTTTGATCGTGCATTAGCCTATACGCGTGATGAAGACGATGCTGCTGATTTAGTTCAAGACACCTTTATGAAGGCGTTTAGGTTTTCAGCTAAGTTTGAAATGGGAAGTAATGTACGAGCCTGGCTTTTTACCATCTTAAGAAATACCTTTCTTAATCATTACTATAAGGTAAAACGTAAAAATGAAATGATCCAGCAGGAAGAAGATTTAACTTCCGTTCAATTGGTTCCAAGCGCATCATCGAATGGTGGTGCCGCAAAGTTTATGATGGAAGATATCCAGAAATCGCTAAATGCCTTGCCGGAGGATTGCCGCTTTTGTTTTTGCCGCTACTTTGAAGGGTATAAGTATCATGAAATTGCTGCTGAGCTCGATATTCCCCTGGGCACTGTAAAAACCAAAATACACGTAGCAAGAGGCCTTTTAAAAAAGATGCTTAAAAATTATAAGTCTGGTTTGGCTACATAATACATAATAGCAATTGGATTTGCTTTCAAATCCAATTGCTATTAAAACTTATACAAAAAGTACAAAATGCTCCATATAAGCCGATAAGGAGCGAGAGCCTGTTGCGATTTTAGATCGGAATTATGAGGGCTAAAGCGAATGGCGGGGCTGCACCAATGGAATAGCACAGAACGTTAATTTTCAAATCCTTCTCACTATATAAGACATTGAAAATTCATATAAGTCGACTAATGGCTAAAATATAAACCGGTAATGTTAGGGATAAAAAAAGGGACAGACTAACAGCCTATCCCTATATCTAAACTCAAACATGCGCTCAAACATGAATGAATCTTCAAAATTAAACATTTTAGTTTATTATTAGTTTTAAAAATAGTGTAAGTAGCCAAAGATTACATATGCTATAGGTACGTTTGTGCCAGTTTAGTTTACTTTGTAGAATCCCTGAGTTTCATTTTTGAGTTTTATTGCTGAGATTTATAAAATGAAACCATCATGATTTTCAAAAATCTTGCTGCAGTTTAATGATGATACCTGACTGCGCAGGAAGGGTTTCATCACCATAAAACATATTATACAGATGAAAATAGCAACATATAATGTAAATGGAATAAATGGACGCTTACCGGTTCTGTTACGTTGGCTGGAAGAAACCCAACCTGATGTAGTGTGTTTACAGGAATTAAAAGCTCCGCAAGAAAAATTCCCTGAGCAGGCTATTAAAGCTATTGGTTATAATGCCGTTTGGCATGGCCAGAAAAGTTGGAATGGCGTTGCTATATTGGCTCGGAATCTGGAAATAAAAGAGCTAAAAAGAAATCTGGATGGTGATCCTGAAGATTTGCATAGCCGATACATCGAAGCGATGGTTAATAATGTGATAATCGGTTGTCTTTACCTTCCGAACGGAAATCCGGCGCCAGGGCCTAAATTCGAATATAAGTTACGTTGGTTTGAACGTTTTACAGCCCATGCAGCAAAGCTATTGGAATATAATTTGCCAGTAATTTTATGTGGTGATTATAATGTAATACCTACGGAGCTGGATGCATATAAACCAGAACGTTGGGTTGAAGATGCTTTATTTCGTCCTGAAACACGTTTGGCATTTCAAAATTTAATGGCACAAGGTTGGACAGATGCAATCAGAAAATTGTATCCTACTGAAACGATATACACATTTTGGGATTATTTTAGAAATGCATATGGTAGAGATGCGGGATTAAGAATAGATCATTTTTTACTAAGTCCTCAGGTTAGTGATCGCTTAAAGTCTGCCGGAGTAGATAAACACGTAAGAGGCTGGGAAAAAACAAGCGATCATGGTCCGGTGTGGATTGAAATAAGCGAGGTGTAATTATGGGCTTATCTCTTTAAATAGGTTATATCTAAAGTTGTTCCTACTAATTTTAAGCATTCGCCATGCTGTTGTGATAGTATTACGTCCGCTTTAATCCACCTGATTTCTCCGTCAGGCCCGGCGCAGAACAAAAGAAGTCAAGTTTTTTAAAAACTTGACTTCAGATTTATTCTATACTGACTTAATGCTCGTTGGTGTTATTTGCCTTTTCGATCAGTTCTTTTTGATCGGTTAAATCTTTATAATAGAAATAACCACCAAATCCTAAGATGAGGATGATGTTACTTATTTTAAAACTGTGGTCAAGCCAATAACTAAACGGTGGTACATGACCACTAAAACTCTGTTTAATGTTTGGCCAGGAGTTAAGAATGATAATAATAACAATCATCAGCAAAACCTTTAGCAAGGTCCTGATGATGATTTTTTGGTGGTTTACTTTTTCCATTATTTAAATTCTCTGAAATCCTGACCGTCGGTAAT
Encoded proteins:
- a CDS encoding helicase HerA-like domain-containing protein, which codes for MSDLSSKFIEKIKSSYAPTGSYIYLGAGILDGQVYSEAEVNLSLKMMNRHGLIAGATGTGKTRTLQLLAEQLSDASVPVFMLDVKGDLSGLNQPGSINPKIEERAQQLNKPFSPSGFPVQIYSLSGKMGAQMRATVLEFGPTLLSKVLDLNDTQSGVMAVIFKYADDNKMPIIDLNDLKKLVSYLSEGAGAAEIKSSYGTISTATSGTILRKIVAIEQQGLAGMFGEKSFDIEDLFERVDGKGTISLLNIADVQNQPVLYSTFLLSLLAELFNTMPEVGDLDKPKLIFFFDEAHLLFKNSSKAFLEQIETIIRLIRSKGIGVFFCTQAPTDVPESVLGQLGNRVQHALRAFTPNDVDALKKTVNTYPKSDFYEIDKILTSLGTGQALVTVLNEKGIPTEVSATMLTPPRAVMGPLTAADFDQLVHASPIYTKYKDPIDPESAYDILTKRINEQTAAAEQEKQEAEAQKQAEQESKAKPGEKSLVEQVMGATITRQIGKEIVRGIFGMLTGKKTRSKTGGGLFGF
- a CDS encoding chaperone modulator CbpM, with product MGTNLIPVEDICAYHHVEINFIQSLEDFGLIHTTVKKQSLFLPVDELTKLEQYLRLAQDLEINLEGIHAVSHLLNQVEQMQEKITALQNELNYYKQFSQHH
- a CDS encoding J domain-containing protein, yielding MDYIDYYKILDLKKDATTEDIKKAYRKLARKYHPDLNPNNEEANKKFQQINEANEVLSDPEKRKKYDKYGKDWQHADQLDAQQQQQRQYQSQGGGYGNSYSGGFGGEDFSDFFSSMFGGGGRSSRNSPFKGQDYNADLQLNLLDAYTTHKQTLTVNGKQVRITIPAGVENGQKIKLPGYGAPGVNNGPPGDLYIKFNITDNPKFKRKGNDIYIEEEIDVYTAILGGEKIVETLNGKVKLKVPEGTQPDATLRLKGKGFPLYKKENQFGDLYIKWKVKLPTNLNVEQKELFEKLSKF
- a CDS encoding S9 family peptidase, which produces MIKKLHLYLLIAGACVSLNSAAQDAVSYQTPPKEIADLLLAKPTPGVSIDGKAEWILFSERNSYPSVEELAMPEYRIAGLRLNPNNYSPSRQTYINNLSLKNIKSNQTFQVAGLPTPLYASNISWNPSENKIAFTHTTQKGVDLYIIDLITKKAVKTNKAFLNVVLGSGLTWLNDNTIIYRTVTKAASAAPTKPLMPKGPTIQQNLGKAAPSATFQDLIKSPFDEQLFEFFATSQLVKNTAGIETAIGKPAIYGSTSLSPDKNYMMIETIRKPFSYLVTANGFPSTVSITDLTGKTIKVIAELPSSEGTPSGYDNTQNVPRGFDWRDDEPATLVWSKPLDSGLIKKDVPYHDAVYALSAPFTGAEKELFKTTTRYRGVQWGDANLALIMEGLRSKQTSKVSRYNPTTGAVEELYSRNQTDAYGNPGTPVTTKNKYGRQVIKTVDNGTKLLMNNIVGSSEKGDLPFLAKFDLTTKKNEIIWRSAEGTFEYVSDVINPDKLVLLTRKESQKLVPNYFIKNLMLRIADQSITNFTNPYPSLEGITKQKISYKRADGVDLTGDLYLPKGYNKDKDGPLPSLIWAYPREFNSAADAAQIRGSKDKFTTISWASPIFWVTRGYAVLDNAEMPIVAKDGKKPNDTFVDQLQLNAEAAINKLADLGVGDKKRMAVGGHSYGAFMTANLLAHTNLFAAGIARSGAYNRTLTPFGFQNEERTYWQAPQLYYEMSPFSYADKIKTPILLIHGDSDDNPGTFPINSERLFNAIKGAGGTTRFVFLPYEAHSYRGKENLLHMLWEQDQWLEKYVKNKK
- a CDS encoding DUF1801 domain-containing protein, which encodes MAQNKTTENDLSVSDFLNTIPEENKRVDCFNLSDIISQVTGFKAKMWGNAIVGFGSYHYKYESGREGDAPLVGFSPRKDTIALYLSAQFKDREELLAKFGKHKTAKACIYIKKMSDIHIDVLTEMISNSVARISSLYP
- a CDS encoding helix-turn-helix domain-containing protein, which translates into the protein MTTQQLKQGEILERLVRRDRMGISELSRKLNVSRRTIYNWFGQDRIGHEVIWQVGKLLGQDLSSAFPEAFPKYNPESTNQTADPGKQIGSDNNSVYFWMNKYIHLLEKYNDLLITEEPQELDPINKEFPLRNKRPETFLYQ
- a CDS encoding PAS domain-containing sensor histidine kinase; translated protein: MVELNKELFCNLGDRSVDGYFIFDFTEQNFTYLNKSISNIWELGLDEIIANPQLLAEQVHAEDLAHVISCYQECLEDGTEKKYEFRLLFADREKYVRVIVFAVSDGEVKHLVGTVEDTTIMRHNKIHIEQINARKNITLEVLAHDLKEPLAMMKLTASSMKDGVAQTGNEQMINSLAFIHDMCERNLLLVRSMINREFLKSSIVEIGKERADLVWELRDVVRFYKRSKLGKMRNIKFTSSAEQIYLHLDSMKFLQVINNLISNSLKFTADQGNITLHAEEYENTVLITVADNGIGIPEELQAGLFDHLPETLRPGLKGEESGGFGMGIIKAIVELHQGKIWFKSKIGIGTTFYIELPK
- a CDS encoding response regulator transcription factor, producing the protein MINIILADDHHIIRTSLKALIEKHEGIKVVAEVSDGLAVLELLEKGIKADIILSDIVMPGLDGIGLAGTIKERGYTTKVVVLSILDDEKYASNAFISGAFAYLSKDIEEDELLFCLQHVMKGKRYLSSNLCISILERFNTQLNMLSQKMNTEINFSEREINVLKLIADGLTNQEIADKLYLSRRTVESQREALISRTGTKNSASLVRFAMRNGYVA
- a CDS encoding RNA polymerase sigma factor yields the protein METLNFNCDIYQYRQPLFDRALAYTRDEDDAADLVQDTFMKAFRFSAKFEMGSNVRAWLFTILRNTFLNHYYKVKRKNEMIQQEEDLTSVQLVPSASSNGGAAKFMMEDIQKSLNALPEDCRFCFCRYFEGYKYHEIAAELDIPLGTVKTKIHVARGLLKKMLKNYKSGLAT
- the xth gene encoding exodeoxyribonuclease III — encoded protein: MKIATYNVNGINGRLPVLLRWLEETQPDVVCLQELKAPQEKFPEQAIKAIGYNAVWHGQKSWNGVAILARNLEIKELKRNLDGDPEDLHSRYIEAMVNNVIIGCLYLPNGNPAPGPKFEYKLRWFERFTAHAAKLLEYNLPVILCGDYNVIPTELDAYKPERWVEDALFRPETRLAFQNLMAQGWTDAIRKLYPTETIYTFWDYFRNAYGRDAGLRIDHFLLSPQVSDRLKSAGVDKHVRGWEKTSDHGPVWIEISEV